A window of the Alnus glutinosa chromosome 4, dhAlnGlut1.1, whole genome shotgun sequence genome harbors these coding sequences:
- the LOC133866435 gene encoding large ribosomal subunit protein uL3, translating into MSHRKFEHPRHGSLGFLPRKRAARHRGKVKAFPKDDQTKPCRLTAFLGYKAGMTHIVREVEKPGSKLHKKETCEAVTVVETPPMVIVGVVGYVKTPRGLRSLNTVWAQHLSEEVKRRFYKNWCKSKKKAFTKYSKQYESEDGKKNIQSQLEKMKKYATVIRVLAHTQIRKMKGLKQKKAHLMEIQVNGGTVAQKVDYAYGFFEKQVPVDAVFQKDEMIDIIGVTKGKGYEGVVTRWGVTRLPRKTHRGLRKVACIGAWHPARVSFTVARAGQNGYHHRTEMNKKIYKLGKGGQESHDACTEFDRTEKDITPMGGFPHYGIVKDDYLMIKGCCVGPKKRVVTLRQSLLKQTSRVALEEIKLKFIDTSSKFGHGRFQTTQEKQKFFGRVKA; encoded by the exons ATGTCTCACAGGAAGTTTGAGCATCCCCGACATGGATCCCTTGGATTTCTTCCAAGGAAGCGAGCTGCTCGTCACAGGGGAAAGG TGAAGGCTTTTCCCAAGGATGACCAAACCAAGCCTTGCAGGCTTACTGCCTTTTTGGGCTACAAGGCTGGTATGACTCACATCGTCAGGGAGGTCGAAAAACCCGGATCAA agcttCACAAGAAGGAGACGTGTGAGGCTGTTACCGTCGTTGAGACTCCTCCAATGGTTATTGTTGGAGTTGTGGGCTATGTGAAGACACCACGTGGCCTTCGCTCATTGAACACTGTGTGGGCTCAGCATCTGAGTGAGGAGGTGAAGCGGAGATTCTACAAGAATTGGTGCAAGTCCAAGAAGAAGGCTTTCACAAAATATTCGAAGCAATATGAATCTGAAGATGGAAAGAAGAATATCCAATCACAGctggagaaaatgaaaaaatacgCAACTGTTATTCGAGTTTTGGCTCACACTCAG ATTAGGAAAATGAAGGGATTGAAGCAGAAGAAAGCACACCTGATGGAGATCCAGGTCAATGGTGGAACTGTGGCTCAAAAGGTGGACTATGCCTACGGCTTCTTTGAAAAGCAAGTTCCCGTGGATGCTGTTTTCCAGAAAGATGAGATGATTGACATTATTGGTGTGACAAAGGGTAAGGGTTATGAAGGTGTTGTCACACGTTGGGGTGTCACCCGCCTTCCCCGTAAGACTCACAGGGGTCTAAGGAAGGTGGCATGTATTGGTGCCTGGCATCCTGCCAGAGTCTCGTTCACGGTTGCCAGGGCTGGTCAGAATGGATACCACCACCGGACTGAGATGAACAAGAAGATCTACAAGCTTGGCAAGGGTGGGCAGGAGTCACATGATGCTTGCACAGAGTTTGACAG GACTGAGAAGGACATTACTCCAATGGGTGGCTTCCCTCACTATGGTATAGTGAAGGATGATTATCTTATGATCAAGGGATGCTGTGTTGGACCTAAGAAGAGGGTTGTTACGTTGCGCCAGTCTCTGCTCAAGCAGACATCACGTGTTGCTCTTGAGGAGATCAAACTCAAGTTCATTGACACCTCCTCCAAGTTTGGGCACGGTCGCTTCCAGACAACACAAGAGAAACAAAAGTTCTTTGGACGGGTCAAGGCATAA